In one window of Acidobacteriota bacterium DNA:
- a CDS encoding HAMP domain-containing protein, with the protein MALSLRDAPPALKAPPGGAGPKPVPKAPRRRFTDNPRLIILGILLLIAGVVAMVAFADRSTELYPDFLTEVVLSALLFVDLTLVVVLAYLLARYIVKLIVERRKALPFARFRAKLVAALLAMTIVPAVLVLIIGSEVIRNSTDRWFSAPMDQVLESANRIAADFYAERERSVVDHAARIARMLPPDAVAGGDVERLRAALAPEVQQQRVGMLEVYRAVELPAGGSTRRDAEALLAVESPSLPRGHVRAAADRLASRVIAAGRAQTQHDGLERGGELVRAATIVRGADGRAAGVLIASDYLSGELAMHSRRITNAFEDYRQLRVLKGPLQGVYLSFFLMMTLMVLFSATWMGMYVAKRITRPVQMLSEGARAIGAGHLDHRIEQETADEFGSLVDAFNTMAAELAQSQRKLERSRIDLERKNAEIEDRRRYIETILERIATGVVSMTADGRISTVNSAATRLIGLDQSSIGAVAAEVFNREDLEPLGALLRRASAQQASTSAQEVALARDGRELFLAAAATPLPVGTSGRSAADDPLVGGTVLVFEDVTPLIRAQRVAAWRDVARRLAHEIKNPLTPIQLCAERMRRHFAAAPPNARALAEECTATIISEVESLKALVDEFAQFARMPAPRAVPGSLHALLDETLALYDGLFRAIRIEREYAPELPPVRLDAEQIKRVVINLVDNAVEAIGAVEREGAAPAPGLITLSTSHDPANGVVRLVIADNGPGISAADREKLFMPYYSTKRRGSGLGLAIVRRIIIEHGGSIEVSDNTPRGTKFTIELPC; encoded by the coding sequence ATGGCGCTGTCCCTGCGCGATGCGCCGCCCGCGCTGAAGGCGCCCCCGGGGGGCGCGGGGCCGAAGCCTGTTCCGAAGGCGCCGCGCCGTCGCTTCACCGACAACCCCCGGCTCATCATCCTGGGCATCCTGCTGCTCATCGCCGGTGTGGTGGCGATGGTGGCGTTTGCCGATCGATCGACCGAGCTGTACCCGGACTTCCTCACCGAGGTGGTGCTGTCGGCGCTGCTCTTTGTCGACCTGACGCTGGTCGTCGTGCTCGCGTACCTGCTGGCGCGCTACATCGTGAAGCTGATCGTCGAGCGCCGCAAGGCGCTGCCCTTCGCGCGGTTCCGCGCCAAGCTCGTGGCCGCGCTGCTGGCGATGACGATCGTGCCGGCCGTCCTGGTGCTCATCATCGGCAGCGAGGTGATTCGCAACAGCACGGACCGGTGGTTCAGCGCGCCGATGGACCAGGTCCTCGAGTCCGCGAACCGGATCGCGGCCGATTTCTATGCGGAACGCGAGCGGAGCGTCGTCGATCACGCGGCGCGGATCGCGCGCATGCTGCCGCCCGACGCGGTCGCGGGCGGGGACGTCGAGCGGCTGCGTGCGGCGCTGGCCCCCGAGGTGCAGCAGCAGCGCGTCGGCATGCTGGAGGTGTACCGGGCCGTCGAGCTGCCGGCGGGCGGCTCGACGCGGCGCGATGCCGAGGCGTTGCTCGCCGTCGAGTCTCCGTCGCTGCCTCGCGGCCACGTCCGGGCCGCGGCCGACCGGCTGGCGTCGAGGGTCATCGCCGCCGGGCGCGCGCAGACGCAGCATGACGGGCTGGAGCGGGGGGGCGAGCTGGTGCGGGCCGCGACCATCGTGCGCGGCGCCGACGGCCGCGCCGCGGGGGTGCTCATCGCCAGCGACTATCTCTCGGGCGAGCTCGCGATGCACTCGCGCCGGATTACCAACGCGTTCGAGGATTACCGGCAGCTCAGGGTTCTCAAGGGGCCGCTGCAAGGTGTGTATCTCTCGTTCTTCCTCATGATGACGCTGATGGTCCTGTTCAGCGCGACGTGGATGGGGATGTACGTCGCCAAGCGCATCACGCGCCCGGTGCAGATGCTGTCCGAGGGCGCCAGGGCCATCGGCGCGGGGCACCTGGACCACCGCATCGAGCAGGAAACCGCCGACGAATTCGGCTCGCTCGTGGACGCCTTCAACACCATGGCGGCCGAGCTCGCGCAGAGCCAGCGCAAGCTCGAACGATCGCGGATCGATCTCGAGCGCAAGAACGCCGAGATTGAAGACCGTCGCCGATACATCGAGACGATCCTCGAGCGGATCGCCACCGGCGTGGTCTCGATGACCGCCGACGGGCGGATCTCCACCGTGAACTCCGCGGCGACGCGCCTGATTGGCCTCGATCAGTCGAGTATCGGGGCCGTTGCGGCCGAGGTGTTCAATCGCGAGGACCTCGAGCCGCTCGGCGCGCTGCTGCGGCGCGCCTCGGCGCAGCAGGCGTCGACCTCGGCGCAGGAGGTCGCGCTCGCGCGCGACGGGCGCGAGCTGTTTCTCGCCGCCGCGGCCACGCCGCTGCCGGTCGGCACTTCCGGGCGTTCGGCTGCCGACGATCCGCTCGTCGGCGGGACCGTGCTGGTGTTCGAGGACGTGACGCCGCTCATCCGGGCGCAGCGCGTCGCGGCGTGGCGCGACGTGGCGCGGCGGCTGGCCCACGAGATCAAGAACCCGCTGACGCCGATCCAGCTGTGCGCGGAGCGCATGCGGCGGCACTTCGCCGCGGCCCCGCCCAACGCGCGCGCCCTCGCCGAGGAGTGCACCGCGACGATCATCTCGGAAGTCGAGTCGCTGAAGGCGCTGGTCGACGAGTTCGCGCAGTTCGCGCGCATGCCGGCGCCCCGGGCCGTGCCCGGCAGCCTGCACGCGCTGCTCGACGAAACGCTCGCGCTCTACGACGGCCTGTTCCGCGCGATCCGGATCGAGCGGGAGTACGCGCCCGAGCTGCCGCCCGTGCGCCTCGACGCGGAACAGATCAAGCGCGTGGTCATCAACCTGGTGGACAACGCGGTGGAAGCGATCGGCGCCGTGGAACGGGAAGGGGCCGCGCCGGCGCCTGGCCTGATCACGCTGAGCACCTCGCATGATCCGGCCAACGGGGTCGTGCGGCTGGTGATTGCCGACAACGGGCCCGGCATTTCGGCGGCCGACCGGGAGAAGCTGTTCATGCCGTACTACTCGACCAAGCGCCGCGGCAGCGGCCTCGGCCTCGCGATCGTGCGCCGCATCATCATCGAGCACGGCGGGAGCATCGAGGTCAGCGACAACACGCCGCGCGGCACGAAGTTCACGATCGAGCTGCCATGCTGA
- the nrdR gene encoding transcriptional repressor NrdR: MKCPFCGNLGDKVVDSRESKEGEVIRRRRECLECGRRFTSYERIDEIPYMVIKKDGRRERFERQKLIAGLLKACEKRPVSVSSLEAIADRVEATLQDRPEKEMSTDEIGAFVMQELKGLDKVAYVRFASVYRHFRDIGEFMSELKDLLNPEK; encoded by the coding sequence ATGAAGTGCCCGTTCTGCGGCAACCTCGGGGACAAGGTCGTCGACTCCCGCGAGTCGAAAGAAGGGGAAGTGATCCGTCGCCGCCGCGAGTGCCTGGAGTGCGGGCGGCGGTTCACCAGCTACGAGCGGATCGACGAGATCCCGTACATGGTGATCAAGAAAGACGGGCGCCGCGAGCGCTTCGAGCGGCAGAAGCTGATCGCCGGGCTGCTCAAGGCGTGCGAGAAGCGCCCGGTCAGCGTGTCGTCGCTCGAGGCGATCGCCGACCGCGTCGAGGCGACGCTGCAGGATCGCCCGGAGAAGGAGATGTCCACCGACGAAATCGGCGCGTTCGTCATGCAGGAGCTGAAGGGGCTCGACAAGGTGGCGTACGTGCGGTTCGCGTCCGTCTACCGGCACTTCCGCGACATCGGCGAGTTCATGAGCGAGTTGAAGGACCTGCTCAACCCGGAGAAGTAG
- a CDS encoding DUF4390 domain-containing protein has protein sequence MREAVLSCVLVAATAQAAAGQDIRVRPVPRDGRIYVSFSMTEAFSEDMRDAIRSGLETSFSYDVELRRGGPFWFARTIAATVLTATVRYDNLTRRYHVTRAQDGRVEGSEVFDSEAEVRRWLTSFERMPLFSTERLEANAEYSLRVRARTRPRRGGLPWPFGRHEAAGLAKFTFIP, from the coding sequence ATGCGAGAAGCCGTGCTCTCGTGCGTGCTCGTCGCCGCGACCGCGCAGGCCGCCGCGGGCCAGGACATCCGCGTGCGCCCGGTGCCGCGCGACGGGCGAATCTACGTGTCGTTCTCGATGACCGAGGCGTTCTCCGAGGACATGCGCGACGCGATCCGGAGCGGGCTCGAGACCAGCTTCAGCTACGACGTGGAGCTGCGCCGCGGCGGGCCCTTCTGGTTCGCGAGAACGATTGCCGCGACGGTGCTGACGGCAACGGTCCGCTACGACAACCTGACGCGCCGCTACCACGTCACGCGCGCGCAGGACGGCCGCGTGGAAGGTTCCGAGGTGTTCGACAGCGAGGCGGAGGTGCGCCGGTGGCTGACCTCGTTCGAGCGGATGCCGCTGTTCAGCACCGAGCGCCTGGAGGCCAACGCGGAGTATTCGCTGCGGGTCCGCGCGCGGACGCGCCCGCGGCGCGGCGGGCTGCCGTGGCCGTTCGGCCGGCACGAGGCGGCGGGGCTGGCCAAGTTCACGTTCATTCCCTGA